In Clostridium sp. DL-VIII, the following proteins share a genomic window:
- a CDS encoding nitroreductase family protein, which translates to MNLINVNQSKCIKCGICASVCPSSVLSIDKTGPKVINANNCIACGQCVAVCPNEALDNIKSPITNQTDIDNFPVINSKTAEHFLRSRRSIRCYKDASVPREKLLELTNIAHYAPTASNSQAISYIIVESKNILEKATKIIVEWMEKQLETPSHHWSFSRHVQNYRTYGIDSILRNAPHLIIATAPKNFEKGRENTISELTYAELYATTIGLGSCWAGLFEFCAFSNHLPLISLFNIPEDTVITGAIMVGYPRYKYKKLVDRNPLNVRFINK; encoded by the coding sequence ATGAATTTAATTAATGTAAACCAATCAAAATGTATTAAATGTGGAATTTGTGCAAGTGTATGTCCTTCAAGCGTTTTATCTATCGACAAAACTGGTCCTAAAGTCATTAATGCTAATAACTGCATTGCTTGTGGACAATGCGTTGCTGTATGTCCTAATGAAGCACTAGATAATATAAAATCACCTATAACTAATCAAACTGATATAGATAACTTTCCAGTTATAAATTCAAAAACAGCAGAACATTTTCTTAGATCGAGGCGTTCAATACGTTGTTATAAAGATGCTTCAGTACCTAGGGAAAAACTATTAGAATTAACTAATATTGCGCATTATGCACCTACTGCTAGCAACAGTCAAGCCATCTCCTATATTATTGTAGAAAGTAAGAATATATTAGAAAAGGCCACTAAAATTATAGTTGAATGGATGGAAAAACAATTAGAAACACCTTCTCATCATTGGAGTTTTTCAAGACATGTACAAAACTATAGAACTTATGGAATAGATTCAATCTTACGTAACGCTCCTCATCTTATAATCGCAACAGCTCCAAAAAACTTTGAAAAAGGTAGAGAAAACACTATTTCAGAGCTTACTTACGCTGAACTATATGCAACTACTATTGGACTTGGTTCTTGCTGGGCTGGATTATTTGAATTTTGTGCATTTTCTAATCATTTGCCACTAATTTCTCTATTTAATATCCCTGAAGACACAGTTATTACGGGAGCTATTATGGTTGGTTACCCAAGATATAAATACAAGAAACTAGTTGACAGAAATCCCTTAAATGTAAGATTTATCAATAAATGA